Genomic segment of Odontesthes bonariensis isolate fOdoBon6 chromosome 10, fOdoBon6.hap1, whole genome shotgun sequence:
CAAGAAGCAGCACACAGCCATGGGAATGACACTGCACTACACTTATGTGTAGGGGTCGAGAAGGCGATTTGTTTTGACTTCAAATGTAGATTCTGACTCAGTCACGCTCGCTTGGAGGGAACTCCCACAAACTATTTTCTCTATCAGCTACTTAAAGTTACTCAGTTGAACTTAGAGTGTTCATAGATACAACATTTTGGTAAGGTGGTCTTTTTGATCACCTCTTTTCTCATCGGTTAAAAGTCTTTTTTCAACATGAATCAAATTTAGTTCAGGTCTACATGAAATTTGTGTGACAGTATTTGAATATTTGATCTTGTAAACTGAAAGTGTAACTTTTAGCCTTGTTTAAcccttgtttttattttttcccggTAGCTCTCAGGGGAGCTCTTCAGTCCATTTTTCCCCTTGGGGAGTCCCTTGAACTGTTTTTTCTGAACGTGTAGAAACCTTTAAGCTATAAGCTATTTTCAGGGCTTTAGCCCTTGCCAAACATGAAGCATGGTTGTGAGTGTACATGGCTATCTTGCTTTGTAGTCTGTGATTTGAATGCTGACCTTCCCCTTGTGCACCTGCCTTTTGACCTCTGGCCTTTAATAGAATGAAGTAAATACTAAAAAATTTCTTTATGGAAGTCATAAATTCATATTTCCTTATTTAATACTAGTGATCAAATTTTGTAACGATTGTATccctgttaaagaaaaaaaaagtgcatgtgTAGTGTCCATAAAGAATCATTTCCACACTGAAACGTACAACAGAAAGAGAAGAGTTTCTACAAATTTTAACAAGAGAGGAGTTAGGGGTAGATAAGTTTCAAATCCACACGCAGGCTCTGGAAACACGCATCCTGCACATAGTGGCGTGTCTCCGTGTTGTGTATACAGCAGAGTGGGTGCAGACGGGTCCGGGCTCAGTGTTTGTTGTGAAAGCACACTTGATCCTTGCTGTGACTGTGTTTAGCTGTAAGCAGCAACAGGCTACCTGTCACTGGGCCGACCTGCTCGGACCCAATAACAAGTTTACTGTCAGACTAATGGGCTTTACTGACGGCACTGATTGGAGGAATGTAAATGTTAAACACAGTCGTGCTCTGCTGTTTGCATGGCTGCGTGACCAAATTCCTCTGACATGATCACTGTTGCTTTTTTGCCAGATGTAACTGAGGCAGTTCAGGTTAAGTGGGCAGCCTCAGGCAAGGGCATGACTGAATCCCCTCTCATTATTTAGTACAAATAATCTCTTACAATGCATCTGCTGTGGCAGTTTGTATATGTGAGTGTGTAGGTGTCCACTTCAgagcacacaatttgtgagaaattgataaaaaaaatccaattataATATAACAGATTGTGACTAAGAGGCATTtcataaatgtgtcatttagatcattctttttttaatgtttctcaGGCAGTGTGCTAATTAAATTCAAACACATGGGAGATGATCTATTCTTAGGCTGATAATTGCATTTAAGGGAGGAGTTTAATTTTTCATCATTGCATTAAAGTAGATTTCCTATTTCTCTCAGTATATGTGTACATTTTATAAACTCGTATCTTATGTTTGCATCTGCCAGTGGACATCATAATAAGGAATGACATGGAAGACATAATGATTGTTCATTCAGGAAGATCTGGATGTTGGATactggagttttttttcttttctttaaattccAAATACATGTACCGTCACAGATTCAACTTCAGTTCACTTGTAAAcgttattgttttaatgttttttagttcagtttctttggcaactcatttcctctttttttaagCCATGAAGCAACATCTAGCTAATTTGGATAAAGCTATCATCTTTACTAATGTTTTTGGTGATTTCTGTCAGGCTACTTTCCATATTTCCATATTTGCCAATGATAAAGTAGAAGGTGGCAttgcatttatttatctataaTCACACTGACAATGCTTTTTTCAAGGTTTGACCTACATTTATTTTTAGTTGTGtatctgtgagtgtgtatttacTTTTACCAAGTTGGCTTTCCATGATGTTCTAGCTTTGTTCCTCTGTCCCTTCAGGTTCGCGCAGCAGTACGTCTACCCGCAGGCATTCCTCCAGCCCAGCCTCCTGCTGCAGTCACACCTCAGCCCTTCAGCGGCAGCACTCACCTCCCCTTACCTGGAATACAGCTCTGCCTACAGCCCCTATGTGCCAACAGGACTGGAGCAGTACCCCTACACCCCCTCACCATCACCCTCCACTGGCTACCTCAGCTATAGCTTTTCCCCCGGCACTCCGACGCCTACTCTCACCACGTCTCCAACCCCTCCAGCTGCCATCCATCCTCCTCTAGCTGCTCTCACCGCTGTGTCTACCACTCCGCAGGCCTTCCTCCATTACCCTCTTCACCAGCCTGACCGCATGCAGTAAGCAGCCCTGAAGAGGGCTGCGACTGCCAACCTGATGACTCAAAACATTGTGACTGTTGACCCGTGATATCATCAGGAAAAGACTGGATCACTGGAGGAGTGTAACGTTATAAAAAGGGCTTTTTGAAAGTACTCTAATTCCGGTTTTTATAGATTATTGTTGTAATAGAAAAATGACCAATGATCATCTGCTATTGTCATCAGCATACACTCTGAATGTTTTCATAACTGATGGCAGTCAGGGACCGGAAATAGACAACTGGTAATCCTCTGGATTTCTCTCTTACCACAATTTCTAGGCCAGAGCACATGGATAATGACAAAGAGAAATATGTCTGCTTGACATGATGCTGCAGCTGAAGTTTCTCCAGAGGAACTGAGCTGAATGCTGGATTTCAGCCAAGTTCTTTTTTCTGAAACGCAGGCCCAATTACCTTCTCTTCAAGGTTACCTTTCTGTCTATGGCCATAGAGATTTCTTTCTGTACCTGGTCTGTCATTTTCATTAGTCTCTCAAATTAACAAAATCTTTATTAAACTCCCTTTGTTCCTTTTATCACTGCTAAAAACTTGTTATATGAGGACTATCACAGAATATGCAATTATGATAGCAAAGGATGAAAATTAATAGGATAGACAACACTGGATTTTTTGTTTATTGTATCGGTACTGCTAGAGCATTCCTCGGAGAACAACTCTGTCATCACGTAAAACTAAATAGTCATCACATGAAATTCCTGTAGCTGCTTTTTAGGCTGTCTTTACCTGCAAATTCTggagcaaaaacatcttttggaCTGTCTGTGAGTAATTCAGTTACATTGCTGTTGATACATATCAAGTAAATGTTCTTGGTTGTgtgtgaagtgtgtgtgtgtgactgtgtatGTTGGTGAGGAAGAAATAGAGCAATGCAGTAAAAGCCGGTATCAAgacaaattgttttattttgttcttttccAGCTGCGGAATATAGTCAGATGCTTCGGCGACAATACTGGAGTCTCTTGGTGCTGTGGCAGGGGCACCAACCTTAGTAGTCTTAaaccaagccatacatcacatATTAAACAAATATGCAAAATAAAAGGAATATTTCTAAATGTGAAACTGTcctttttctgagtctggtcaaATTTCAGGTTTTTGTGGATGATATTTGTGAGAATTTGCCTCTGCCGCCTGAACATGTGAGCCACTAACGTTTCTTTATACGAGTGAGAAACTTTCAAACAGGAAAAGGGATTATGGTTAAAGGTGTATGGTTACAGGAATAATATAACAGTTTTGCGAATATATTTATTTGCTTCCCTGTTTCATATTTTATCGGACAAATCATCAGCCTCGAGTCTGAATGGATTCACTGAAGCTGTAGCTGTCAGCCTACCAATTAACACATTATACTCTATGTCGTTTGATTAGTTTGTGCAAAAACCGACAGGTAAAAATGTCAAGCTGTGTTTGAGGTTACACAGGTTTGAGTTACATCCTTTAGTAACTGCTGGTTGCAACTTGGCAGGAAATTGTTCCAGGACAAAAACAAGAAGTGCTTAGCCCCAAAGTGAGTTTGCTTTTGTAAAAATTAAGGGAATATACTGGAATATGTTGATATATGTTGCCTCTTGCAGAGGCTAGTCATTGTCACTGCTCACATGCTAAACCAAGCTAACTGGTTACTGGGTGGTTGAGTCTTattcactgttcttttaaatagatACAGTCAACAGTGactattttgtgtgttttgtttcggAGCAGGAAGATTTAGATTGTCcgtatttcagtttttcttacAGGATTTTCTCCAGGTTGTCGGGTCATCCGTATTAGTTCAATTGGTGAGTGTTGGCGAGTATGGTTGCCTGTCTCTTTGTGAGCCCTTTAAAGCACTGGCAACCTGTAAGCTCCAACACATCACAACCCACAACGGGATCAATCTGGTGTCGCCAACTGATGGATGTTTTGTTCTAGACAgtgataaatgtttttttttcaacttgttTCTCACGTATGGATCAAACTTTTGATCTAGGACATTCTGAATCCAAACTGAGCTTTGCCTCAAATGTGACAGAGAAACCAACCCCTGCTTCTGAGGTACACAGGAGGAATGAAACAGATGATAGATATTAGTTTGATCAGTCACTTACTGGTTAAAGAacatttaaagctttttttgctTTGTCAGAGGTCTTTAGGTGGGGTAGGTCTAGCTGTATTTCATCAGCTGTAACGCACAATAACAAAAGAATGCGGGAGATACATATGTGTGTTAGTTTTAACCATTTTTCTTATCAATCTTGAGCAATAGTATGACTGTAGGGTGGACCCAGTTCTACCCAAACAACCCCTCCCTTGAATACATCCTTCaattaatttaataaataacAGCATTCTGCTCCGTAAAGCACACATACCACTGTTAATCATCGTCCTGTATTACTCATTTTATCCAAACCTCTCTTACTCTGATTGTAAGTATGTCATGTGCTGTTTTTGCCCTCTTCTGGCCATGCTTGTTAATTACACATCACACTCCCCTATATGCCCATTACGTCCATGAAATTTTCAATTCGAAGGAGAAAAAATGAGCCAACCATGATATCAAGTTTTTCTATGTTTATTGTCATTGAAATTTTTATTGAAACACCTTGTGCTCCCAGTAAGGATCAAATAATAAAAGGAGACTCAATGTAAAGCTCGCACAGCCGATCTGCAGACCTATCATTGAAGTCTGGGATACAACATTTGCTTTGGATTGCGCTGGATCAGAACAAAAAAGCAGGTGGTTTATGTAAAAATGAATATCATAGCAAATACCACAGTGAGGGGAGGAGTAATGATCATGTCTTAAAAATTGCTGACAAAATGAACACGGTTATTTCGTACAACACAGGAGAGCAGTCATGGTAATAAAACGAAATTAGAAGTACTGTATCTGCAAACTtgatcacacacatacacacatatacacactcaCTGGCAAACACACTCATACGTACGGGCAGGCGCGCACACACGCTCACTCTTGCGCACATacttgcacacaaacacaaaacccATAGATAAAATGTAATGATTGAAGATAATGAAACCCTGGTGAAATCTAATGGTATCATACACCCACATCTTGTGTCTGAAGtgcaggaaacaaaacaaaactaaaactggagataaattcagatgaataatgaaaagcatGCCCATCTTCACAGGTCTAACCCAACTTAAAAAGACCACAAACCCAGGTATGCCCTCTCTATCATACCCTTACCCCATCCCCACCCCTCTACTCCACCCTCAAATACCCTCTTATCCATCTCTAGTTATACCCACATCCCTGCCTTACCCTCACCCATACCCCGCCCCACCCCAACCCCCTCCCCTCCTTTCTAACACCCTTTCCCCAGTCTCCTCTGCTGGATTTCAGGGTTTCCACTCGCTTCTGCTTAGCAGACAAAAGCCTGGCTGGGAGGAGGAAGCAGGCGAGGAGGGAGACATGAGACGGCTACTGGTTCAGGCTTTGGTCACCATTTATGAGAAATAACAACAAACACAGTGTCCAGTTAAGAATACAAAGTTAGGACTGGGGGTAGAGGAGTCTTGTTGTTTTTGAGGTTGAAGGTGGTGAACCTTAAAAACCCTAAAATCTTATTACGTTTTATTCTACATGTGAGTAATTGGGTTAGGTTTGTGCGATGGTGTGTGAAGGCATAGAGTATGGGCAGCTGAGGTGGGGTCGGTGTAGTTCAGGGCCCTATCCCTCAATTTTCGGCCCCAGTCAGAGAAGGGGGCAGGAGCAGGTTTATAGGGCTTGCGTCTTGAGCTCGATGGGCTCCCCACGGGTGTCCTGCTGGGTCTCGCTCTCTGGGGGCCGGCTGCCCTTCAGTGTGGCCAGGCGCTCAGACAGACCCCTCATGCGAGGGAACAGCATGAAATCGTACACGATGGCACCCATGGCACCTCCTATCATAGGCCCGACCCAGTACACCTGAAAGAAACAAGATTCCATATACTGTTTAGCCATTACTGTTTAGAGTTAAATGATGTTTGTTCTCCTCAGAGTGATTTTGGGTCTTACCCAGTGGTTGATAAAGTTTCTGAAGAGCACAGCAGGGGCAAAGGACCTAGCAGGGTTCATTCCAGCACCAGTGTAGTACATCTAAAACACAAAACAGTCATTAGTGTATGGTGTTGTGAAGTACATTTCTTTGCACATCTTTCTGACTCTTTCAAACTCTTTCCACATGTCTCACCCCCATGAGATGTCCGATAGTGACAGAGAAGCCGATGGACAGGGCAGCAGATCCCAGACGACCGTTTCTTCTCTCATCAGTCACAGCGAAAACGCAGATGACAAGTTGCATAGTGAGGAAAACCTCCACTGTGGTGCCCATCCCCAGGCTGATGCCAGGCTGTAGCTGGAAACGCAAAGATGGAATTAAATCATTTGCATAAATTGAAAAAAGGTCCATGTCAGATGTTTTGTCGGAGAGCAACAATGATGATGCACTGCTTATCTGCGCTGGTGTATTTAGCAGTTATTTCATAAATTGATTAAGTAACTGAAATTGTTGTTAATTCTTAGCAACATTTCAACTGATACCACAAAGTGCAACCCAGAGTTTAAAACATTCTGTAATGCAACTTTTTTCCCCGACACCTAAAACATTTACGTTTAGTACTTACCATGTTCATTGCCATGTTGCCTCTCATGTTGCCGGGTGTGACCCCGTACAGCACAGCAGCCCCAGCTACAGCACCCAGGCACTGGGCAACAATGTAGAAAATGGCACGGAAAAAAGACATCTGAGAACCAACAAGGTAGGCAAAAGTGACAGCAGGGTTGATGTGGCCCCCGCTAATGTGGCCAATGGACTGGATGAGAGTGGCAGCTGCCAGACCGAAACACAGGGCCACATGTAGGACATGATGTGGCCCAGTGGTCCAGCGCAGGGCAGAGCCCATGCCGAAAAATACAAAGAACATGGTCCCGAAGAACTCGGCGAAGACTGCCCTCCAAAAATTCATAGACCGGAACTCCCACATGATGAAAGCTCACTTGAGGCTCCCCACAAGATGAAGAAgattctttaaaaaataaatctgcgTGAGTTTAGAAAAGGTAAGTGTTTACCCTTTTTAGTCCT
This window contains:
- the mipb gene encoding major intrinsic protein of lens fiber b, translated to MWEFRSMNFWRAVFAEFFGTMFFVFFGMGSALRWTTGPHHVLHVALCFGLAAATLIQSIGHISGGHINPAVTFAYLVGSQMSFFRAIFYIVAQCLGAVAGAAVLYGVTPGNMRGNMAMNMLQPGISLGMGTTVEVFLTMQLVICVFAVTDERRNGRLGSAALSIGFSVTIGHLMGMYYTGAGMNPARSFAPAVLFRNFINHWVYWVGPMIGGAMGAIVYDFMLFPRMRGLSERLATLKGSRPPESETQQDTRGEPIELKTQAL